In the genome of Montipora foliosa isolate CH-2021 chromosome 3, ASM3666993v2, whole genome shotgun sequence, one region contains:
- the LOC137994848 gene encoding protein Wnt-4-like isoform X3, protein MVLPLAHVFSLTIQFGLITPVSPIQWIFIALMNSTNTVFRRQSCDEVGNRLNHRQVQVCKRHTDIMNSVKYGASMAASECQYQFRHRRWNCTTAYFDKSPVFGNSANGGIREVAFMHSISSAGVAYAVTRSCTEGNLLSKCGCDKTYNGMSEMGWQWGGCSDDIDFGINFSRTFVDAQERGKKAGKPSRVLMNLHNNNAGRWAVKKLANVQCKCHGMTGSCNIKTCWRSLPNFRLVGDHTKEKFDGATKVEAKLIGSRRVLVPQNNYFKPHMIDDLVYLDVSPDFCNVDSEAGLLGTRGRYCNRTSKAIDGCGLLCCNRGYSTHLEFRVNQCLCRFQWCCSIRCKKCQKSEEVSVCN, encoded by the exons ATGGTACTGCCATTGGCTCATGTTTTCAGTCTAACTATCCAGTTTGGGCTAATCACCCCAGTCTCTCCAATCCAGTGGAT ATTTATAGCCTTGATGAATTCAACAAACACCGTTTTTAGAAGACAAAGTTGCGATGAAGTTGGGAATCGACTCAATCACAGACAAGTTCAGGTCTGCAAGAGACACACTGACATCATGAATAGCGTCAAATATGGTGCTTCCATGGCTGCGTCGGAATGCCAATACCAGTTTCGCCACAGAAGATGGAACTGTACCACTGCGTACTTTGATAAATCTCCCGTATTTGGGAATTCTGCGAACGGAG GAATCAGAGAGGTCGCTTTTATGCACTCCATCTCATCCGCCGGCGTGGCTTATGCTGTTACGCGTTCATGCACAGAGGGAAACTTGTTGAGCAAGTGTGGCTGTGATAAAACATACAACGGAATGTCCGAGATGGGTTGGCAGTGGGGAGGATGCAGCGATGATATTGACTTTGGCATAAACTTTTCCAGAACGTTTGTAGACGCACAAGAACGAGGAAAAAAGGCTGGAAAGCCATCTCGTGTTCTAATGAATCTTCACAATAACAATGCTGGAAGATGG GCTGTAAAAAAACTTGCAAACGTTCAGTGCAAATGTCATGGGATGACAGGGTCTTGTAACATAAAAACTTGCTGGCGATCGCTGCCAAACTTTAGACTCGTAGGCGATCACACCAAAGAGAAATTTGACGGCGCCACAAAGGTGGAGGCTAAGCTTATTGGTTCGAGGAGAGTACTGGTTCCGCAAAATAACTACTTCAAACCTCACATGATCGACGACCTGGTTTATCTTGATGTATCACCAGATTTTTGTAACGTTGACTCTGAGGCTGGATTATTGGGCACTCGAGGGAGATATTGTAATCGAACTTCTAAGGCTATAGATGGGTGTGGCCTATTGTGTTGCAACAGAGGTTACTCTACACACCTGGAATTTCGTGTTAACCAGTGTTTATGCAGGTTTCAATGGTGCTGTTCTATTCGATGTAAAAAATGTCAGAAAAGCGAGGAGGTTAGCGTTTGTAATTAA
- the LOC137994848 gene encoding protein Wnt-4-like isoform X2 has product MPGTALPSDTEISRRRKVNKMVLPLAHVFSLTIQFGLITPVSPIQWIFIALMNSTNTVFRRQSCDEVGNRLNHRQVQVCKRHTDIMNSVKYGASMAASECQYQFRHRRWNCTTAYFDKSPVFGNSANGGIREVAFMHSISSAGVAYAVTRSCTEGNLLSKCGCDKTYNGMSEMGWQWGGCSDDIDFGINFSRTFVDAQERGKKAGKPSRVLMNLHNNNAGRWAVKKLANVQCKCHGMTGSCNIKTCWRSLPNFRLVGDHTKEKFDGATKVEAKLIGSRRVLVPQNNYFKPHMIDDLVYLDVSPDFCNVDSEAGLLGTRGRYCNRTSKAIDGCGLLCCNRGYSTHLEFRVNQCLCRFQWCCSIRCKKCQKSEEVSVCN; this is encoded by the exons ATGCCGGGGACGGCGTTACCTAGTG ATACAGAGATCAGTCGCAGACGAAAGGTTAACAAGATGGTACTGCCATTGGCTCATGTTTTCAGTCTAACTATCCAGTTTGGGCTAATCACCCCAGTCTCTCCAATCCAGTGGAT ATTTATAGCCTTGATGAATTCAACAAACACCGTTTTTAGAAGACAAAGTTGCGATGAAGTTGGGAATCGACTCAATCACAGACAAGTTCAGGTCTGCAAGAGACACACTGACATCATGAATAGCGTCAAATATGGTGCTTCCATGGCTGCGTCGGAATGCCAATACCAGTTTCGCCACAGAAGATGGAACTGTACCACTGCGTACTTTGATAAATCTCCCGTATTTGGGAATTCTGCGAACGGAG GAATCAGAGAGGTCGCTTTTATGCACTCCATCTCATCCGCCGGCGTGGCTTATGCTGTTACGCGTTCATGCACAGAGGGAAACTTGTTGAGCAAGTGTGGCTGTGATAAAACATACAACGGAATGTCCGAGATGGGTTGGCAGTGGGGAGGATGCAGCGATGATATTGACTTTGGCATAAACTTTTCCAGAACGTTTGTAGACGCACAAGAACGAGGAAAAAAGGCTGGAAAGCCATCTCGTGTTCTAATGAATCTTCACAATAACAATGCTGGAAGATGG GCTGTAAAAAAACTTGCAAACGTTCAGTGCAAATGTCATGGGATGACAGGGTCTTGTAACATAAAAACTTGCTGGCGATCGCTGCCAAACTTTAGACTCGTAGGCGATCACACCAAAGAGAAATTTGACGGCGCCACAAAGGTGGAGGCTAAGCTTATTGGTTCGAGGAGAGTACTGGTTCCGCAAAATAACTACTTCAAACCTCACATGATCGACGACCTGGTTTATCTTGATGTATCACCAGATTTTTGTAACGTTGACTCTGAGGCTGGATTATTGGGCACTCGAGGGAGATATTGTAATCGAACTTCTAAGGCTATAGATGGGTGTGGCCTATTGTGTTGCAACAGAGGTTACTCTACACACCTGGAATTTCGTGTTAACCAGTGTTTATGCAGGTTTCAATGGTGCTGTTCTATTCGATGTAAAAAATGTCAGAAAAGCGAGGAGGTTAGCGTTTGTAATTAA
- the LOC137994848 gene encoding protein Wnt-4-like isoform X1 encodes MCIITYDQDTEISRRRKVNKMVLPLAHVFSLTIQFGLITPVSPIQWIFIALMNSTNTVFRRQSCDEVGNRLNHRQVQVCKRHTDIMNSVKYGASMAASECQYQFRHRRWNCTTAYFDKSPVFGNSANGGIREVAFMHSISSAGVAYAVTRSCTEGNLLSKCGCDKTYNGMSEMGWQWGGCSDDIDFGINFSRTFVDAQERGKKAGKPSRVLMNLHNNNAGRWAVKKLANVQCKCHGMTGSCNIKTCWRSLPNFRLVGDHTKEKFDGATKVEAKLIGSRRVLVPQNNYFKPHMIDDLVYLDVSPDFCNVDSEAGLLGTRGRYCNRTSKAIDGCGLLCCNRGYSTHLEFRVNQCLCRFQWCCSIRCKKCQKSEEVSVCN; translated from the exons ATACAGAGATCAGTCGCAGACGAAAGGTTAACAAGATGGTACTGCCATTGGCTCATGTTTTCAGTCTAACTATCCAGTTTGGGCTAATCACCCCAGTCTCTCCAATCCAGTGGAT ATTTATAGCCTTGATGAATTCAACAAACACCGTTTTTAGAAGACAAAGTTGCGATGAAGTTGGGAATCGACTCAATCACAGACAAGTTCAGGTCTGCAAGAGACACACTGACATCATGAATAGCGTCAAATATGGTGCTTCCATGGCTGCGTCGGAATGCCAATACCAGTTTCGCCACAGAAGATGGAACTGTACCACTGCGTACTTTGATAAATCTCCCGTATTTGGGAATTCTGCGAACGGAG GAATCAGAGAGGTCGCTTTTATGCACTCCATCTCATCCGCCGGCGTGGCTTATGCTGTTACGCGTTCATGCACAGAGGGAAACTTGTTGAGCAAGTGTGGCTGTGATAAAACATACAACGGAATGTCCGAGATGGGTTGGCAGTGGGGAGGATGCAGCGATGATATTGACTTTGGCATAAACTTTTCCAGAACGTTTGTAGACGCACAAGAACGAGGAAAAAAGGCTGGAAAGCCATCTCGTGTTCTAATGAATCTTCACAATAACAATGCTGGAAGATGG GCTGTAAAAAAACTTGCAAACGTTCAGTGCAAATGTCATGGGATGACAGGGTCTTGTAACATAAAAACTTGCTGGCGATCGCTGCCAAACTTTAGACTCGTAGGCGATCACACCAAAGAGAAATTTGACGGCGCCACAAAGGTGGAGGCTAAGCTTATTGGTTCGAGGAGAGTACTGGTTCCGCAAAATAACTACTTCAAACCTCACATGATCGACGACCTGGTTTATCTTGATGTATCACCAGATTTTTGTAACGTTGACTCTGAGGCTGGATTATTGGGCACTCGAGGGAGATATTGTAATCGAACTTCTAAGGCTATAGATGGGTGTGGCCTATTGTGTTGCAACAGAGGTTACTCTACACACCTGGAATTTCGTGTTAACCAGTGTTTATGCAGGTTTCAATGGTGCTGTTCTATTCGATGTAAAAAATGTCAGAAAAGCGAGGAGGTTAGCGTTTGTAATTAA